A single genomic interval of bacterium BMS3Abin08 harbors:
- the icaA gene encoding poly-beta-1,6-N-acetyl-D-glucosamine synthase produces MPFEIAVLVFILSAAGVILVFLLNPLLSLLAVLIKGKKTVKTSSIYPPVSLITVVHNAQNLILDKIKNSLSLDYPSERFEFVIFSDGSTDDTESKIKNLGNGEIRLLSNPVHEGKNSGINSAVQHCNGEIIVFSDAGAMIDKDGIKNLVKYFADPDIGGVCGELVIVKDKTRFSEAQSDYWRFDRTIRILESQAGSISSNTGTLYAIRRELFNPLPPAVTDDLYNCLSVVKQNYRFIFVPDARSFTQARSIGPAHEVGRRRRIVNGSLRSICLMRELLNPFKFGIFSINLLNRNVIRRLLPVCLIMMFTSNLYLSFYSPWYKAMFLLQVAFYLSALFYGTLFQKASAFGGAARIAALAYYFCIGNYGTLLGLMDFITGKQFVKWTSVRINGK; encoded by the coding sequence GTGCCCTTTGAGATTGCTGTCCTGGTATTCATCCTCTCCGCTGCAGGAGTTATCCTTGTTTTCCTACTTAATCCCCTGTTGTCCCTGCTTGCAGTTTTAATAAAAGGCAAGAAAACCGTAAAAACATCCTCTATCTATCCCCCGGTAAGCCTTATAACGGTCGTCCATAATGCCCAGAACCTGATTCTTGATAAGATCAAGAACTCTCTTTCCCTGGATTATCCTTCGGAACGTTTTGAGTTTGTCATATTTTCCGATGGTTCAACCGATGATACGGAAAGCAAAATAAAAAATCTTGGTAACGGAGAGATCAGGCTTTTGTCCAACCCTGTTCATGAGGGGAAGAACAGTGGTATTAACAGTGCTGTTCAGCATTGTAACGGAGAAATTATAGTCTTCTCAGATGCAGGTGCAATGATTGATAAGGATGGGATAAAGAATCTCGTCAAGTATTTTGCCGATCCTGATATCGGGGGGGTATGTGGAGAACTTGTAATTGTAAAAGATAAAACTAGGTTTTCCGAGGCGCAAAGCGACTACTGGAGGTTTGATCGGACTATCAGGATACTGGAGAGTCAAGCGGGAAGTATATCTTCGAATACAGGGACCCTTTACGCCATCAGAAGAGAGCTGTTTAACCCCCTTCCGCCTGCCGTAACGGATGACCTGTATAACTGCCTGTCCGTTGTAAAGCAGAATTACAGGTTTATTTTTGTGCCGGATGCCAGGTCGTTTACTCAGGCACGATCCATTGGTCCTGCTCATGAAGTCGGAAGACGTCGGAGGATAGTGAACGGGAGTCTGAGGAGTATCTGTTTGATGAGAGAATTGCTCAATCCCTTCAAGTTCGGCATTTTTTCCATAAATCTTTTAAACAGGAACGTCATACGGAGACTGCTTCCCGTCTGTCTTATCATGATGTTTACGAGCAACCTGTATTTATCATTCTACAGTCCCTGGTATAAGGCCATGTTCCTTTTGCAGGTCGCCTTTTATCTCTCTGCTCTGTTCTACGGGACCTTGTTTCAGAAGGCCTCTGCCTTTGGAGGTGCCGCAAGGATTGCAGCATTGGCATATTATTTCTGTATCGGAAACTATGGAACGTTACTCGGACTTATGGATTTTATAACGGGTAAGCAATTTGTAAAGTGGACTTCCGTAAGAATAAATGGCAAATGA